The Hyphococcus flavus genome contains a region encoding:
- the nuoL gene encoding NADH-quinone oxidoreductase subunit L, whose amino-acid sequence MDRLVVLLPLFGAMLAMPVGRLAGYRAAEFVTTGLLLVAAIISWVLFFDVALGGNARTVELFTWIASGGFEAKWAVRLDTLSSVMLIVVNSVSFLVHMYSMGYMKDYGEQSRFFAYLSLFTFAMLTLVTADNFLQLFFGWEGVGLASYLLIGFWFKKKSANDAAIKAFVVNRVGDFGFALGIMAVYYVFGSIQFDEVFSAVAANAVVTPWNAGAGAPIRELTINFLDNDWHALTVISVLLFIGAMGKSAQFLLHTWLPDAMEGPTPVSALIHAATMVTAGVFLVCRCSVFFEYAPSAAALVTLVGAVTAFFAATVGLLQDDIKKIVAYSTCSQLGYMFFAAGVGAYDAAMFHLFTHAFFKALLFLGSGAVIIGMHHEQDIKKMGGVKSLMPFTHILMVIGTIAITGVGIPGFYLFGAPFGTAGFVSKDMIIEAAYFGGEAGKAFGYFAFTLGLLAAVMTAFYSWRLIFLTFWGPSRAPEHIRKHPHAVPDTMMMPLVPLAVGALFAGMAFYPNFTGKDSDQFWNGALYSAEEHHVEAGEHASADYGHGAADTHADETDHAPASEHAAAPAGDHAAEDSHDAAGGGGHHDIPAWVLWSPFLAMLIGTLSAAWHYLRGDPLKPGLLRPGGMIYAFLKNKWYFDEIYDFILVKPALAIGRFLWKDGDGKTIDGVGPDGISAAVAAGARRIVKMQSGYLYHYAFAMLVGIAILVTFILIRAGGGQ is encoded by the coding sequence ATGGACAGGTTAGTCGTTTTACTGCCCTTGTTCGGCGCCATGCTGGCGATGCCGGTGGGCCGCCTTGCTGGCTATCGCGCGGCGGAATTCGTCACCACGGGTCTGTTGTTGGTTGCCGCCATTATTTCATGGGTTCTGTTTTTCGATGTCGCGCTCGGCGGCAACGCCCGCACTGTTGAATTGTTCACCTGGATCGCATCGGGCGGATTTGAAGCGAAATGGGCGGTGCGGCTCGATACGCTTTCGTCGGTGATGCTGATCGTCGTGAATTCTGTTTCCTTCCTCGTGCACATGTATTCCATGGGCTACATGAAGGACTATGGCGAGCAGTCGCGGTTCTTCGCCTATCTCTCGCTCTTTACCTTCGCGATGTTAACGCTGGTGACGGCGGACAACTTCCTGCAGCTCTTCTTCGGCTGGGAAGGGGTTGGTCTCGCGTCGTACCTGCTCATCGGCTTCTGGTTCAAAAAGAAGTCTGCGAACGACGCGGCGATTAAAGCGTTCGTTGTGAACCGGGTGGGGGATTTTGGTTTCGCCCTCGGAATCATGGCGGTTTATTATGTCTTCGGTTCGATCCAGTTTGATGAGGTTTTTTCCGCCGTTGCTGCAAATGCAGTCGTAACGCCGTGGAATGCTGGGGCCGGCGCGCCGATCCGCGAACTGACCATCAACTTCCTTGACAATGACTGGCATGCGCTGACGGTTATTTCCGTGCTTTTATTCATCGGCGCGATGGGTAAGTCAGCGCAGTTCCTCCTGCACACCTGGCTCCCGGACGCCATGGAGGGCCCAACGCCGGTCTCCGCATTGATCCACGCCGCGACCATGGTAACCGCCGGCGTCTTTCTCGTCTGCCGCTGTTCGGTCTTTTTCGAATACGCGCCGAGCGCCGCCGCGCTGGTGACGCTCGTGGGCGCAGTGACGGCGTTCTTTGCGGCGACCGTCGGTCTTCTACAGGACGACATTAAAAAGATCGTTGCCTACTCAACCTGTTCGCAGCTTGGTTACATGTTCTTCGCGGCGGGCGTTGGCGCTTATGACGCGGCGATGTTCCATCTATTTACGCACGCGTTCTTCAAGGCGCTTTTGTTTCTTGGCTCCGGCGCGGTCATCATCGGCATGCATCACGAGCAGGACATTAAAAAGATGGGCGGCGTCAAATCGCTAATGCCCTTCACCCATATTCTGATGGTCATCGGCACCATTGCGATTACCGGTGTCGGTATTCCGGGCTTTTATCTCTTTGGCGCCCCATTCGGTACGGCCGGATTTGTCTCCAAAGACATGATCATCGAGGCGGCTTATTTCGGCGGCGAGGCCGGCAAGGCGTTTGGCTATTTCGCCTTCACCCTCGGCCTGCTCGCAGCGGTGATGACAGCGTTCTATTCATGGCGGCTGATCTTCCTCACCTTCTGGGGGCCGAGCCGTGCGCCTGAGCATATCCGCAAGCATCCCCATGCGGTGCCGGATACAATGATGATGCCGCTCGTGCCGCTGGCCGTTGGCGCACTGTTCGCGGGCATGGCGTTTTATCCGAATTTTACCGGCAAGGATTCCGATCAGTTCTGGAACGGCGCGCTTTACTCAGCGGAAGAACATCATGTTGAAGCGGGCGAGCACGCAAGTGCAGACTACGGTCACGGCGCGGCTGATACGCATGCGGATGAAACTGATCATGCACCGGCGAGCGAACATGCCGCCGCGCCTGCCGGCGATCACGCGGCGGAAGATTCTCATGATGCAGCGGGCGGCGGCGGCCATCACGATATCCCTGCTTGGGTCTTGTGGTCGCCGTTCCTTGCCATGCTGATTGGCACGCTTTCGGCAGCCTGGCATTATCTGCGCGGCGATCCGCTGAAACCGGGCCTTTTGCGTCCGGGTGGCATGATCTACGCGTTTCTGAAGAACAAGTGGTATTTCGACGAAATCTACGATTTCATTCTGGTCAAGCCCGCGCTCGCTATCGGCCGGTTCCTGTGGAAGGACGGCGACGGCAAGACGATTGACGGCGTCGGTCCTGACGGCATCTCCGCTGCTGTCGCCGCGGGCGCGCGCCGGATCGTGAAAATGCAGAGCGGTTATCTTTATCACTACGCCTTCGCCATGCTGGTCGGCATCGCCATCCTCGTGACGTTCATTCTTATTCGCGCCGGGGGCGGCCAATGA
- the nuoK gene encoding NADH-quinone oxidoreductase subunit NuoK produces MDIGLGHYLSVAAILFAIGMAGIFLNRKNVIVILMSIELMLLSVNINLVAFSQFLGDLTGQVFAFMVLTVAAAEAAVGLAILVAFFRNRGDIAVDEANVMKN; encoded by the coding sequence CTGGATATTGGCCTTGGACATTATCTTTCTGTTGCGGCGATCCTGTTCGCTATCGGCATGGCGGGAATCTTTCTGAACCGCAAAAACGTCATCGTCATTCTGATGTCGATTGAGTTGATGTTGCTTTCAGTCAACATCAACCTGGTGGCGTTTTCGCAGTTTCTGGGCGACCTAACGGGCCAGGTTTTCGCGTTTATGGTTTTGACCGTTGCAGCGGCTGAAGCCGCCGTAGGCCTCGCCATTCTTGTCGCCTTTTTCCGCAATCGCGGCGATATCGCTGTCGATGAAGCCAACGTCATGAAGAACTAG
- a CDS encoding NADH-quinone oxidoreductase subunit J — MTLAAFAFYLFAFAAVASGLMVVASKNPVHSVLFLISAFISAAGLFVLMGAEYLAMVLVVVYVGAVAVLFLFVVMMLDVDFVEMKQGFLQYLPIGGALAAIVVFELIMVVAVWAFPSDAEMARAHPSPTAAETITNPNGPNNIESLGLILYTDYVHYFQIAGMVLLVAMIGAIILTFRTRDGIKKQDPGKQVGRKREEGYELVDIKPGQGLS, encoded by the coding sequence ATGACTTTAGCCGCTTTTGCATTTTACCTGTTTGCTTTCGCCGCGGTGGCCTCCGGTCTGATGGTGGTTGCGTCCAAGAATCCGGTCCATTCGGTTCTTTTTCTGATTTCAGCGTTCATTTCCGCAGCCGGTCTTTTCGTGCTCATGGGCGCGGAATATCTCGCCATGGTGCTTGTGGTTGTTTATGTCGGCGCCGTTGCGGTGCTGTTCCTGTTCGTCGTGATGATGCTTGACGTCGATTTCGTCGAGATGAAACAGGGGTTTTTGCAGTATCTGCCGATTGGCGGCGCGCTCGCCGCTATTGTTGTCTTTGAATTGATAATGGTCGTGGCGGTCTGGGCGTTTCCCTCTGATGCGGAAATGGCCCGCGCGCACCCGTCGCCGACGGCAGCCGAGACCATTACAAACCCGAATGGCCCGAATAACATCGAGTCTCTGGGGCTGATCCTTTACACCGACTACGTTCACTATTTTCAGATTGCGGGCATGGTTCTGCTCGTCGCCATGATCGGCGCGATCATTCTGACCTTCCGTACGCGCGACGGCATCAAGAAGCAGGACCCAGGCAAACAGGTGGGCCGCAAGCGTGAAGAAGGCTACGAGCTTGTCGACATCAAGCCAGGGCAGGGGCTTTCATAA
- a CDS encoding DUF3108 domain-containing protein, with protein sequence MKKQLGLIGAGVCVWAGAAMADPLPVDRDKVEFGEMTFRLMLAGEEKGEMFYALEQRDDVLVLHDGSTMMPSTRESLTAVFDAETLAPRSIVLDADFSRTVLDADLEFTGGKATGLYRIKQPDQLDKTDRPFDLEIPEHTVFRGSVFGLASGLPLEEGDVYNIKWFASLAGAVQDVELAVEGEETVTVPAGEFETIKLHVKAQPENMIYVTKASPRRIVRIDVIGMDMVFERMP encoded by the coding sequence ATGAAAAAACAACTGGGATTAATAGGCGCTGGCGTTTGCGTCTGGGCCGGAGCCGCTATGGCGGATCCGCTGCCCGTGGACAGGGACAAAGTCGAATTCGGCGAAATGACGTTCAGGCTGATGCTGGCCGGCGAAGAAAAAGGCGAAATGTTTTACGCACTGGAACAGCGTGATGACGTGCTCGTGTTGCATGATGGATCGACAATGATGCCGTCCACGCGCGAGTCGCTCACTGCCGTATTCGATGCGGAAACACTGGCGCCGCGCTCGATTGTACTCGACGCCGATTTCAGCCGCACGGTCCTGGACGCCGATCTTGAATTTACAGGCGGCAAGGCGACGGGGCTTTACCGGATCAAGCAGCCCGACCAGCTAGATAAAACAGATCGTCCGTTCGATCTCGAGATTCCTGAACACACGGTATTTCGCGGATCAGTGTTCGGCCTTGCTAGCGGCCTGCCTCTGGAAGAAGGCGACGTTTACAACATCAAATGGTTCGCGTCGCTGGCTGGCGCCGTGCAGGATGTCGAACTCGCCGTCGAAGGAGAAGAAACCGTAACGGTTCCGGCTGGCGAGTTCGAGACCATCAAACTGCATGTCAAAGCGCAACCTGAAAACATGATCTATGTCACCAAGGCGTCGCCGCGCCGCATCGTACGCATTGATGTGATCGGCATGGATATGGTTTTTGAACGGATGCCCTAG
- the nuoI gene encoding NADH-quinone oxidoreductase subunit NuoI yields MSRLTQAIKGFALADFVGAFILAMKYYFRPKATLNYPFEKGPLSPRFRGEHALRRYPNGEERCIACKLCEAICPAQAITIEAEPRDDGSRRTTRYDIDMTKCIYCGFCEEACPVDAIVEGPNFEFATETREELFYDKDRLLANGDRWEREIARNLELDAPYR; encoded by the coding sequence ATGTCCAGATTAACCCAAGCAATTAAAGGTTTCGCGCTCGCTGACTTTGTCGGCGCGTTCATTCTGGCGATGAAGTATTATTTCCGACCGAAAGCGACGCTGAATTACCCTTTTGAAAAAGGCCCGCTTAGTCCGCGCTTTCGCGGCGAGCATGCATTGCGCCGCTACCCGAATGGCGAGGAGCGCTGCATCGCTTGCAAACTCTGCGAGGCGATCTGCCCGGCGCAGGCGATTACGATTGAGGCGGAACCGCGCGACGATGGTTCGCGGCGCACCACCCGCTACGATATCGACATGACGAAATGCATCTATTGCGGGTTCTGCGAGGAAGCATGCCCGGTGGATGCTATCGTTGAAGGGCCGAATTTCGAATTCGCCACGGAAACCCGCGAGGAGCTGTTCTACGACAAGGACCGTCTGCTCGCGAACGGCGACCGGTGGGAGCGCGAGATTGCACGCAATCTCGAGCTCGACGCACCGTATCGGTAA
- the nuoH gene encoding NADH-quinone oxidoreductase subunit NuoH: MEEIWTNLVTRPTDLGWGWWLASTTAGALAILVTLLLAQAFLMYFDRKVWAAVQMRKGPNVVGPFGLLQSFADLLKFVFKEIVIPAGANKVVFILAPIITFVLALVGWAVIPVGPGLVGSDINVGILYLFAISSLGVYGVIMGGWASNSKYPFLGSLRSAAQMVSYEVSIGFVIITVLLLVGSLNLSDIVVSQSRAGGGFWHWNFIPLFPMFVVFFISALAETNRPPFDLPEAESELVAGYQVEYSSTLFLMFMIGELANIVLMCAMLTVLFFGGWHSPLPDAWAPWLNAGPMPVLWFCLKVVFFFFLFAMVKAIVPRYRYDQLMRIGWKIFLPLCLVWVVLVSGFLLMFPGAVDYLQSWRS, from the coding sequence ATGGAAGAGATCTGGACAAATCTGGTCACGCGCCCGACTGACCTCGGATGGGGCTGGTGGCTTGCTTCGACAACCGCTGGCGCGCTGGCGATCCTGGTGACGCTGCTTCTGGCGCAGGCGTTCCTGATGTATTTTGACCGCAAGGTCTGGGCCGCCGTGCAGATGCGCAAGGGGCCTAATGTCGTTGGTCCTTTTGGTCTGCTGCAGTCTTTCGCCGATCTGTTGAAATTCGTTTTCAAGGAAATCGTCATCCCGGCGGGCGCCAACAAGGTCGTCTTTATCCTCGCGCCGATCATCACATTTGTGCTGGCGCTGGTCGGGTGGGCGGTTATCCCCGTCGGTCCCGGGCTCGTTGGCTCCGACATCAATGTGGGCATCCTCTATCTTTTCGCCATTTCCTCGCTCGGGGTTTACGGCGTGATCATGGGCGGCTGGGCCTCAAACTCGAAATATCCGTTTCTCGGCTCGCTGCGTTCAGCGGCGCAGATGGTTTCCTACGAGGTCTCCATCGGTTTCGTGATTATCACGGTGCTACTGCTCGTCGGCTCGCTTAACCTATCCGATATTGTCGTCAGTCAGTCGCGCGCGGGCGGCGGTTTCTGGCACTGGAACTTCATCCCGCTTTTCCCGATGTTTGTGGTATTCTTCATTTCGGCGCTGGCGGAAACCAACCGTCCGCCTTTCGACCTGCCGGAAGCGGAATCAGAACTCGTTGCGGGTTATCAGGTGGAATACTCTTCCACGCTGTTTCTCATGTTCATGATCGGCGAGCTGGCGAATATCGTTCTGATGTGCGCCATGCTGACGGTGCTGTTCTTTGGCGGCTGGCATTCGCCGCTTCCTGACGCCTGGGCGCCCTGGCTCAACGCCGGTCCCATGCCTGTCCTGTGGTTCTGCCTGAAGGTGGTCTTTTTCTTCTTCCTGTTCGCCATGGTGAAGGCGATCGTGCCGCGTTATCGCTATGACCAGCTCATGCGCATCGGCTGGAAGATTTTCCTGCCATTGTGTCTTGTCTGGGTGGTTCTCGTGTCCGGTTTCCTCTTGATGTTCCCGGGCGCCGTTGATTACCTGCAAAGCTGGAGGTCCTAA
- a CDS encoding head GIN domain-containing protein codes for MRLFFGILIGLLLAVGIAIAAGIHAFGGLGDISERDKSNDITRTIDVSDFDQIDVAGVYEINVSVGGDFSVVVSGAPSEMERLEVSVENGRLVLDQDRFNKSKRRWRDMGLTAEINLPILEAIDIAGVADADVRGVESENFSVDLSGVGDLNVSGTCGVFNADVSGVGDLNARDLECRDVDVEVSGIGDASVYASESVDASVNGIGSISVYGSPRNVEKSTTFLSSISVK; via the coding sequence ATGAGACTCTTTTTTGGTATTTTAATTGGTTTGCTGCTGGCGGTCGGTATCGCTATTGCAGCGGGCATTCATGCGTTTGGCGGGCTGGGCGACATCAGCGAACGCGATAAGTCAAATGACATTACACGGACGATCGATGTTTCGGATTTCGATCAGATAGATGTCGCCGGCGTTTATGAAATCAACGTCAGTGTCGGCGGAGATTTTTCCGTCGTCGTTTCCGGCGCGCCATCAGAGATGGAGCGGCTGGAGGTTTCCGTAGAAAACGGACGGCTTGTTCTTGATCAGGACCGTTTTAACAAGTCGAAACGCCGTTGGCGCGATATGGGACTAACCGCTGAAATTAACCTGCCGATACTTGAAGCTATAGACATCGCCGGTGTTGCTGACGCCGACGTGCGCGGTGTCGAGAGTGAAAACTTCAGTGTTGATCTGTCTGGTGTGGGTGATCTCAATGTTTCGGGTACGTGCGGCGTGTTTAATGCTGACGTTTCCGGCGTTGGCGATCTGAATGCCCGCGATCTTGAATGCCGAGATGTGGATGTTGAAGTTTCAGGTATTGGCGACGCCAGTGTCTACGCCAGCGAGTCCGTCGATGCTTCGGTTAACGGAATCGGCTCCATAAGCGTTTATGGCTCGCCCAGAAATGTCGAGAAGAGCACCACGTTCCTGTCCAGCATTTCGGTGAAATAA
- a CDS encoding head GIN domain-containing protein → MMKVTGIAAGIFGLAIAGAALADDDERVSRTLDLEGFERIKISGVYEIDVRVGSDFSIELSGPADELDRVEASVRNGELGLGQKNRRWRGGRDNDHGVEAVITMPSLSGLKVSGVVDGEISGVDIDRFDVSLSGVGDIRIAGECGMIDAKVSGVGDLDARELECREADINVSGVGSASVFASEAVDANISGMGDIDVYGSPSRVNKSDSMFSDITIH, encoded by the coding sequence ATGATGAAAGTCACAGGAATTGCAGCAGGTATTTTCGGTCTTGCGATTGCAGGCGCGGCGCTCGCGGACGACGACGAGCGGGTGAGCCGTACGCTGGATCTCGAAGGCTTCGAACGCATCAAGATTTCCGGCGTTTATGAGATAGACGTCCGGGTCGGGTCCGACTTTTCCATTGAACTTTCCGGTCCCGCCGACGAACTGGATCGCGTTGAGGCGTCAGTCCGCAACGGCGAACTTGGCCTGGGCCAGAAAAATCGCCGTTGGCGCGGCGGTCGCGATAATGATCATGGGGTTGAGGCGGTGATCACCATGCCGTCGCTGTCAGGGCTCAAGGTCTCGGGCGTTGTCGATGGTGAAATTTCCGGCGTCGATATCGACCGATTTGACGTTTCGCTTTCTGGCGTAGGTGATATCCGCATCGCCGGTGAATGCGGCATGATCGACGCCAAGGTTTCCGGCGTGGGTGATCTCGATGCGCGCGAACTTGAATGCCGTGAAGCAGACATTAACGTGTCCGGTGTCGGCAGCGCTTCGGTTTTTGCAAGCGAAGCGGTCGACGCGAACATTTCCGGCATGGGCGATATTGATGTTTACGGCTCCCCGAGCCGGGTAAACAAGTCAGACAGCATGTTTTCGGACATTACCATCCACTAA
- the nuoG gene encoding NADH-quinone oxidoreductase subunit NuoG, translated as MSDTRVIKVNGEEVEVASNLTLLQACEAAGEEIPRFCYHERLSVAGNCRMCLIEVKGGPPKPVASCAQNVRDLRPGPEGQPPELFTNTPMVKKAREGVMEFLLINHPLDCPICDQGGECDLQDQAMAYGRDGSRYEENKRAVEEKYMGPLIKTIMTRCIQCTRCVRFATEIAGVDDLGLVNRGENAEITTYLEKAVESELTGNLIDVCPVGALTSKPYAFNARPWELRKTQTVDVMDAVGSNIRVDARGREVMRILPVLHEDVNEEWIADKSRFVWDGLRRQRLDKPYIRKDGKLKAASWDEALSVVADKLKSTDKNKIAALAGDLVPAEAVKALKDLMTAIGTPHTDCRQDGAKVGGGDRRGYLFNTGIAGLEQADAILLVGTNPRAEAPMVNARIRKLWLNKLDVKIGLIGEQKDLSYEYDYLGAGPDTLESLVNGDGAFFETLKNAKNPVVIVGMGALKRKDGAAILNAAAKFADSVGAIRSDWNGFNVLHDAGGRVGALDLGFLPGEGGKDFDGILEACTNREIEVVYNLGADEFDPARLNGAFVVYQGSHGDAGARHADVIFPAAAYTEQNAIFVNTEGRAQMASRACFPPGDAREDWAIIRALSDRVSHTLPYDDMFALRQAMFEDAPSLARIDQTGEMEEQFDASAAGVAGAMDSAPFVSGIADYYLTNPIARASKTMAECSAIMRGTNKMAAE; from the coding sequence ATGAGCGATACGCGCGTCATCAAAGTCAACGGCGAGGAAGTCGAGGTTGCTTCTAACCTGACGCTTTTACAGGCTTGTGAAGCGGCGGGAGAAGAGATCCCGCGATTTTGTTATCACGAACGGCTGTCGGTCGCGGGCAATTGCCGCATGTGCCTCATTGAAGTGAAGGGCGGCCCGCCAAAGCCGGTTGCTTCCTGCGCCCAGAATGTGCGTGACCTGCGCCCCGGCCCGGAAGGACAGCCGCCGGAACTCTTCACCAATACGCCGATGGTGAAAAAGGCGCGCGAAGGAGTGATGGAATTTCTCCTGATCAACCACCCGCTCGATTGCCCGATCTGCGATCAGGGCGGCGAATGTGATCTTCAGGATCAGGCCATGGCCTATGGCCGTGACGGTTCGCGCTACGAAGAAAACAAGCGCGCCGTCGAAGAAAAATACATGGGCCCGTTGATCAAGACGATCATGACCCGCTGCATTCAATGCACGCGCTGCGTGCGTTTCGCGACGGAGATTGCGGGCGTTGACGATCTTGGTCTCGTCAATCGCGGCGAGAATGCGGAAATCACCACCTATCTTGAAAAGGCGGTGGAAAGCGAACTGACCGGCAATCTGATCGACGTTTGTCCGGTGGGCGCGCTGACATCGAAACCTTATGCGTTCAATGCGCGCCCATGGGAGTTGCGCAAAACACAGACTGTGGATGTGATGGATGCGGTCGGCTCAAACATCCGCGTTGATGCGCGCGGCCGCGAAGTCATGCGCATCTTGCCGGTGCTGCATGAAGACGTGAACGAGGAGTGGATTGCCGACAAGTCACGTTTTGTCTGGGACGGGCTTCGCCGCCAGCGTCTCGACAAGCCGTATATCCGTAAGGACGGCAAGCTGAAAGCCGCGAGTTGGGACGAGGCATTGAGTGTCGTTGCCGATAAGCTGAAAAGCACAGACAAGAACAAAATTGCTGCGCTTGCAGGCGATCTCGTTCCGGCAGAAGCGGTAAAAGCGCTGAAAGACCTGATGACCGCCATCGGCACGCCGCATACGGACTGTCGCCAGGACGGCGCCAAAGTTGGTGGAGGCGACCGTCGCGGCTATCTGTTTAACACTGGCATCGCCGGGCTGGAACAGGCCGATGCGATCCTGCTTGTGGGAACCAACCCGCGCGCTGAAGCGCCGATGGTGAATGCGCGCATCCGCAAACTGTGGTTGAATAAGCTCGATGTGAAAATCGGACTTATCGGCGAACAGAAAGATTTGTCTTACGAGTATGATTATCTCGGCGCCGGGCCGGACACACTAGAGAGTCTGGTGAATGGCGATGGCGCGTTTTTCGAGACATTGAAGAACGCTAAGAACCCTGTCGTCATCGTCGGCATGGGCGCGTTAAAACGAAAAGACGGTGCAGCCATCTTGAACGCCGCAGCAAAATTTGCCGACAGCGTCGGCGCGATCCGCAGCGACTGGAACGGATTTAATGTGCTGCACGATGCGGGCGGCCGTGTTGGCGCGCTCGATCTCGGGTTTTTGCCGGGTGAGGGCGGCAAGGACTTTGACGGCATTCTCGAAGCCTGTACCAACCGCGAAATCGAAGTCGTTTACAATCTCGGCGCCGATGAATTTGACCCGGCGCGTCTGAACGGCGCGTTCGTTGTGTATCAGGGCAGCCATGGTGACGCCGGCGCGCGCCATGCGGACGTGATCTTTCCGGCCGCCGCCTATACCGAGCAAAACGCCATCTTCGTAAATACCGAGGGACGCGCTCAAATGGCGTCGCGTGCGTGTTTTCCTCCGGGGGATGCGCGCGAAGACTGGGCGATCATCCGCGCGCTGTCGGACCGCGTCAGCCACACGCTTCCTTATGATGACATGTTTGCGCTCCGCCAGGCGATGTTTGAAGATGCGCCCTCACTAGCCCGGATCGATCAGACCGGCGAGATGGAAGAGCAATTTGATGCATCTGCTGCCGGTGTTGCGGGCGCGATGGATTCTGCCCCCTTCGTTTCCGGCATTGCTGATTACTACCTTACCAATCCCATTGCTCGTGCTTCCAAAACCATGGCGGAATGTTCCGCTATCATGCGCGGTACGAACAAGATGGCGGCGGAGTAG
- a CDS encoding class I SAM-dependent methyltransferase encodes MKNDRQSAASCPACSASEASTVAAWSDWEREAAARDDGPMRIASAEASGYAARKPDFSRCLTCRSVYLHPLPDAKELAAFYQNYHRTGDFVRKAEKKVARAWRRIAFLRHRAPGKKFLEIGANIGAGAEAARRLGFSATAIEPDKEASSAGEALFSEVRHVAGMLEDLAPQEQFDFIYMAEVIEHVPDPLAFMKRVASHMAPGAILFATTPDAGHWRTPNNIMSYKSMIPPEHVVLFTQTGLRALFERAGLKQVRFRPHLKPGIRVTAVKSN; translated from the coding sequence ATGAAGAACGATCGTCAATCCGCCGCGTCGTGCCCGGCCTGTAGCGCCAGCGAGGCGTCAACCGTGGCGGCCTGGTCTGACTGGGAACGTGAGGCTGCAGCACGCGATGACGGCCCCATGCGGATCGCCTCCGCTGAAGCGTCCGGTTACGCCGCTCGGAAACCTGATTTTTCGAGATGTCTGACGTGCCGCTCGGTGTATCTGCATCCGCTGCCTGACGCTAAGGAGCTGGCGGCATTCTATCAGAATTACCACCGCACAGGCGACTTCGTTCGCAAGGCTGAAAAGAAAGTCGCGAGGGCGTGGCGGCGCATTGCATTCCTGCGCCATCGCGCGCCCGGAAAAAAGTTTCTCGAAATTGGCGCGAATATCGGCGCCGGCGCTGAAGCCGCACGACGCCTCGGCTTCTCCGCGACGGCGATCGAACCCGATAAAGAGGCGAGCTCGGCCGGTGAAGCCCTTTTTTCAGAGGTTCGTCATGTGGCTGGCATGCTTGAAGACCTGGCGCCGCAGGAGCAGTTCGATTTTATATATATGGCCGAGGTGATTGAGCACGTGCCAGATCCGCTCGCATTCATGAAGCGTGTCGCCTCGCACATGGCGCCCGGCGCCATCCTGTTTGCGACGACGCCGGACGCGGGTCATTGGCGTACGCCGAACAACATCATGAGCTATAAATCGATGATCCCGCCTGAACATGTAGTGCTGTTTACGCAGACAGGACTACGCGCGCTTTTCGAGCGCGCCGGATTAAAACAGGTGCGCTTTCGCCCTCACCTTAAACCCGGCATTCGCGTGACGGCAGTAAAAAGCAACTAG
- a CDS encoding HU family DNA-binding protein, with translation MAVRRKTTKKKTPARKAPAKRKTAAKKKTATRKAPARKTAAKKKATKKALPDTLTYKHLAAELSEAHELPKKQVEELLSDYVDRIGGYLKKGKKLRIAGLGILQVRHRAARWGRNPATGEKIRIKASKKVAFRVAKDLKERVL, from the coding sequence ATGGCCGTTAGACGGAAAACAACGAAGAAGAAAACGCCAGCGCGCAAGGCTCCAGCCAAGCGTAAGACAGCTGCGAAAAAGAAAACCGCGACACGCAAGGCGCCAGCCCGCAAAACCGCTGCAAAGAAAAAAGCTACAAAGAAAGCGTTGCCGGATACGCTGACATACAAGCACCTCGCTGCAGAACTTTCCGAAGCCCACGAGTTGCCGAAAAAGCAAGTTGAAGAGCTTCTTTCCGATTACGTCGACCGCATTGGCGGCTATCTGAAAAAAGGCAAGAAACTGCGTATCGCCGGTCTTGGCATTCTTCAGGTTCGTCATCGCGCCGCGCGCTGGGGCCGCAACCCTGCGACGGGCGAGAAAATCCGCATCAAAGCGTCGAAGAAAGTTGCTTTCCGCGTCGCTAAAGACCTCAAAGAACGCGTTCTTTAA